In Excalfactoria chinensis isolate bCotChi1 chromosome 3, bCotChi1.hap2, whole genome shotgun sequence, one DNA window encodes the following:
- the MFSD4B gene encoding sodium-dependent glucose transporter 1 produces the protein MAGAERKKHVRFAGPGLVAAGSGPGPVPGPRPPAAPHAEVAVVGGRRCGEGAALRWCISAALCAAFLGLGTSIAVLGPTFQNLADNVRKNVTDIYYIFVGRSLGYLGGSVLGGILFDHVNAHLLLAFSMLGTTAGLFAIPWCKRSLLLTALMSLIGAAMGVLDTGGNVLALNTWGTEAGPHLQALHFSFAMGAFVAPILAKMALGSSEPRDLHAGENASQSVLSPVPTASATLALRHHLGADFLWSYVVIGTYLLFVSFFFFILYSKSSSVRDKSKASVQKCKVAKYHHALIILLFLFFLCYVGAEVTYGSYIFTYAKVFAEMKENEAAALNSVFWGAFAVCRAVSVFCAACLYPGTMIVLSLIGSAVSSSSLAFFAHYPISLWAGTAVYGASMATIFPSGISWIEQYTVIQGKSASLFVVGAALGEMCIPAVVGYLQGRFRHVPVVMYTALGTSAMTAVLFPVMYKLATASGESLREMSESEDRKALLSSSGLNEDEEDEEDAGEWNEADFEVIEMNDALRNSVVETSLKAAGDSPSEASLQPHPGDAVGDFPVAAGSSPGRKSMNVDREKND, from the exons ATGGCCGGCGCCGAGCGCAAGAAGCACGTCCGCTTCGCCGGCCCGGGGCTGGTGGCGGCGGGGTCCGGACCGGGTCCCGTTCCGGGCCCGCGCCCCCCCGCCGCGCCGCACGCGGAGGTTGCCGTGGTCGGCGGGCGGCGGTGCGGGGAGGGAGCGGCGCTGCGCTGGTGCATTTCCGCGGCGCTGTGCGCGGCCTTCCTGGGGCTG GGCACGAGCATCGCCGTGCTGGGACCGACCTTCCAGAACCTGGCCGACAACGTGCGCAAGAACGTCACCGACATCTACTACATCTTCGTGGGCCGCTCGCTGGGCTACCTGGGCGGCTCCGTGCTCGGAGGGATCCTCTTCGACCACGTCAACGCGCACCTCCTGCTCG CATTTTCCATGCTTGGAACCACAGCCGGTCTTTTTGCCATTCCGTGGTGTAAAAGGTCCCTGCTGCTGACTGCCCTGATGTCGCTCATCGGAGCTGCCATGGGAGTTCTTGACACGG GTGGCAATGTTCTTGCACTGAACACATGGGGAACAGAGGCTGGACCTCATTTGCAGGCCTTGCACTTCAGTTTTGCCATGGGTGCATTTGTGGCTCCGATTCTGGCTAAAATGGCATTGGGAAGTTCCGAACCCAGAGACCTTCATGCAGGTGAAAATGCAAGCCAGTCTGTCCTGAGCCCTGTGCCAACAGCGTCAGCTACACTAGCACTGAGACACCACCTTGGTGCCGATTTCTTGTGGTCCTATGTTGTCATAGGGACCtatctgctctttgtttctttcttctttttcattttgtattcaAAGAGCAGCTCGGTTCGAGACAAATCAAAGGCTTCTGTGCAGAAGTGCAAGGTTGCCAAATACCACCATGCCCTTattattctccttttcctgttcttcctctGCTACGTGGGAGCGGAGGTTACTTACGGCTCTTACATATTTACTTATGCAAAGGTCTTTgctgagatgaaagaaaatgaagcgGCTGCATTGAATTCTGTCTTCTGGGGCGCGTTCGCTGTTTGTAGAGCGGTGTCGGTATTTTGTGCTGCTTGCTTATACCCCGGCACTATGATCGTGCTGAGCCTCATTGGCTCTGCCGTCTCCTCTTCATCCTTGGCTTTCTTTGCACACTACCCGATTTCGCTGTGGGCTGGAACTGCGGTGTACGGAGCCTCCATGGCCACCATCTTCCCCAGCGGCATTTCCTGGATCGAGCAGTACACGGTCATCCAGGGGAAGTCAGCGTCTCTCTTTGTGGTCGGTGCTGCTCTGGGGGAGATGTGCATTCCTGCGGTGGTCGGGTACCTGCAGGGGAGGTTTCGCCACGTTCCCGTGGTCATGTACACTGCGCTGGGAACTTCGGCCATGACGGCTGTGCTGTTTCCCGTGATGTACAAATTGGCCACGGCTTCTGGAGAGAGCTTGAGAGAGATGAGCGAAAGCGAGGACAGGAAGGCTTTGTTGTCCAGCTCGGGGCTTAACGAAGATGAAGAGGATGAGGAGGATGCAGGAGAGTGGAACGAAGCAGACTTTGAGGTAATAGAAATGAACGATGCCCTGAGAAACTCTGTGGTAGAGACCTCGCTTAAGGCAGCAGGGGACTCCCCGTCAGAAGCCTCTCTCCAGCCACATCCAGGTGATGCTGTGGGTGATTTTCCAGTGGCAGCTGGCAGCTCCCCTGGGAGAAAAAGCATGAATGTTGACCGGGAGAAGAACGATTAG